From Parcubacteria group bacterium:
ATTATTCCCGATTTTTATAAAATTGCCAATAAAAAATATGAACTTGCGAATAGGGAATCTAATATATTTTCTGCAAAAGAATATCTGGTTTATAATTCAACAGGGTTTGTTGATCATTTATTGTCGGTAGCTACGCATGGCCGATTTAACAAGAAAATGTACGATCTTTTTTCTGAGGACATGAGTAGTTATGACTTGGTTCTTGTAAATAATAACCCCAAAAAAAGTATTGGTAAATCGCTGGATATTGATGATTCAATCTTTCTCAATCAATTGATTGCAAACCTCGATACAATAAATGTCAATTATCGATTACTGTCGGGAACATTTAGGGAAAAGTTAGCAATTTCTGAAAAATTAATAAATGCAGTTAATAAAAAATTTAATTTAAAATAATATGAATTATTTAGCCGGCAATACAAATTCACCTATTCCAATACCATCGCATTATCCGAGTGACATTGTGGGCGGAAATGGCCCATATGTTGTAAATAAGGGAGGTGATAAGTATATCGACTTGTGGATGGGTTATGGAGCGCTTCTTTTTGGACATGCAGACCAGGAGATAGTAGAAATAATCAAGAGTAATATAAGCAATGGCTGGTTTTTTTCTTACCAAACATTACTAGAGAAAGAGTTATCCGAAATTATACACAACATAATTCCAAGCGCCGAAAAGATTAGATTCGCAACGACCGGATCGGATGCGGTTGCATATGCGATAAGAGCATCAAGAGCGTATACGGGTAGAAAAAAAATCTTATCTATAGTTGGAGGCTACCATGGTGTCCACGAACAAATGATACCAAGCGATGGGACGATCGGTGAATCAGGTCTAGACCTAGTTCCATTTAACGATATTGATGCCGTTGAGGAAAAATTAAAAGATAATGAATATGCGTGTTTTTTGCTTGAGCCGATTCTGGCGAATTCTGGTTGTACACCGCCAAAAGAAGACTATCTTAATAGGGTGCGACAAGCTTGTGATAAGACTGGAACTATTTTGATTTTTGATGAGATTGTTACTGGATTTCGAATTAGTATTCATGGTGCGCAAGGATTTTTTAATGTAACTCCTGACATAT
This genomic window contains:
- a CDS encoding aminotransferase class III-fold pyridoxal phosphate-dependent enzyme, which gives rise to MNYLAGNTNSPIPIPSHYPSDIVGGNGPYVVNKGGDKYIDLWMGYGALLFGHADQEIVEIIKSNISNGWFFSYQTLLEKELSEIIHNIIPSAEKIRFATTGSDAVAYAIRASRAYTGRKKILSIVGGYHGVHEQMIPSDGTIGESGLDLVPFNDIDAVEEKLKDNEYACFLLEPILANSGCTPPKEDYLNRVRQACDKTGTILIFDEIVTGFRISIHGAQGFFNVTPDISLFSKAIASGFPLSVICGKEKIMETFIPTGTVFFAGTFNGNPLSLIVARTVIGKLQNGNMHKKSKEIGDDLRKYITEQMDSLNIPGCVQGILSMLTVAFGCSSFKQGIKLERCDVGAYGFFIEEMAKRRVLLPPLQTETIFLSPVHECVLGEIKIAIKQSLEEMKKIYYKNA